A genomic segment from Myxococcota bacterium encodes:
- a CDS encoding aquaporin, protein MPPSSPRAWLAEGIGTFALVLIGTGAIVANDLSGGLVTHVGVALAFGGVVAAMIYAVGDVSGAHLNPAVTIAAWLARRSPARDVAPFVAAQVAGALAASVLVRALAADHATLGATEPLAGPGASFAIEVAITFLLVFVILGVTRRPDATPSVAGLAIGGTVFLCALVAGPFCGASMNPARSLAPALVAGRLAGLWIYLLAPVAGGVLAVGGCRAVRGPGCCS, encoded by the coding sequence GTGCCGCCGAGCTCGCCGCGCGCGTGGCTGGCCGAGGGCATCGGGACGTTCGCGCTCGTCCTGATCGGAACCGGCGCGATCGTCGCGAACGACCTGAGCGGAGGGCTCGTCACGCACGTCGGCGTCGCGCTCGCCTTCGGCGGTGTCGTCGCCGCGATGATCTACGCGGTGGGCGACGTCTCGGGCGCCCACCTCAACCCGGCGGTGACGATCGCGGCCTGGCTCGCGCGCCGCTCGCCCGCGCGCGACGTCGCGCCGTTCGTCGCCGCGCAGGTCGCGGGTGCGCTCGCCGCGAGCGTCCTCGTCCGCGCGCTCGCAGCCGATCACGCGACGCTCGGCGCGACCGAGCCGCTCGCCGGGCCCGGAGCGAGCTTCGCGATCGAGGTCGCGATCACGTTCCTGCTCGTCTTCGTGATCCTCGGCGTGACGCGGAGACCGGACGCGACGCCCTCGGTCGCGGGGCTCGCGATCGGCGGCACCGTGTTCCTGTGCGCGCTCGTGGCGGGGCCGTTCTGCGGGGCGTCGATGAACCCCGCGCGCTCGCTCGCGCCCGCGCTGGTCGCCGGTCGGCTCGCGGGGCTGTGGATCTACCTGCTCGCGCCGGTGGCGGGAGGCGTGCTCGCCGTGGGCGGATGTCGCGCCGTGCGCGGCCCGGGATGCTGCTCGTAG
- a CDS encoding VTT domain-containing protein: MARAAAGRGGVGAPGAREPGASQARGATAARAGRVLRAARAATRLAVASPALRVFGAALLVAFVAWWALGRAGGAEGLARRYGLAAAFVLVPLQALLALTPFPSQVVALPTLAWFGFGAGAALVWLGWWVAAGLQYALARRAAFDLRLDAFRARLPRAVRDLPVGHPAFLIVARWVPGGSHVVNAAAGMCGVPLARHLACAAVSIAPRALFFACVVHGIARL, translated from the coding sequence GTGGCGCGTGCGGCCGCGGGCCGGGGAGGCGTCGGCGCTCCCGGAGCCCGGGAACCCGGCGCCTCGCAGGCGCGCGGCGCGACGGCCGCGCGCGCGGGCCGCGTCCTCCGCGCGGCCCGCGCCGCGACGCGGCTCGCCGTCGCGTCGCCCGCGCTGCGCGTGTTCGGCGCGGCGCTGCTCGTCGCCTTCGTCGCGTGGTGGGCGCTCGGGCGCGCGGGCGGTGCGGAGGGCCTCGCGCGTCGCTACGGGCTCGCGGCGGCGTTCGTGCTCGTGCCACTCCAGGCGCTGCTCGCGCTGACCCCGTTCCCGAGCCAGGTCGTCGCGCTGCCCACCCTCGCGTGGTTCGGCTTCGGCGCGGGAGCGGCGCTCGTCTGGCTCGGGTGGTGGGTCGCAGCCGGCCTGCAGTACGCGCTCGCGCGGCGCGCGGCGTTCGACCTTCGGCTCGACGCGTTCCGCGCGCGCCTCCCGCGCGCGGTGCGCGACCTCCCCGTCGGCCACCCGGCCTTCCTGATCGTCGCGCGCTGGGTGCCCGGCGGCTCGCACGTCGTGAACGCGGCGGCGGGGATGTGCGGCGTTCCGCTCGCGCGGCACCTCGCGTGTGCGGCCGTGTCGATCGCTCCGCGCGCGCTCTTCTTCGCGTGCGTCGTGCACGGGATCGCGCGGCTCTGA